In a single window of the Mustela nigripes isolate SB6536 chromosome 17, MUSNIG.SB6536, whole genome shotgun sequence genome:
- the RPL13 gene encoding large ribosomal subunit protein eL13 has protein sequence MAPSRNGMILKPHFHKDWQRRVATWFNQPARKIRRRKARQAKARRIAPRPASGPIRPIVRCPTVRYHTRVRAGRGFSLEELRAAGIHKRVARTIGISVDPRRRNKSTESLQANVQRLKEYRSRLLLFPRRPAAPRKGDSSAEELKLATQLTGPVMPIRNVYKKEKARVITEEEKNFKAFASLRMARANARLFGIRAKRAKEAAEQDVEKKK, from the exons ATGGCGCCCAGCCGGAACGGCATGATCCTGAAGCCGCACTTCCACAAGGACTGGCAGCGGCGCGTGGCCACGTGGTTCAACCAGCCGGCGCGGAAGATCCGCAG ACGCAAGGCCCGCCAGGCCAAGGCCCGCCGCATCGCCCCGCGGCCCGCGTCCGGGCCCATCCGGCCCATCGTGCGCTGCCCCACCGTGCGGTACCACACCCGAGTGCGCGCCGGCAGGGGCTTCAGCCTGGAGGAGCTGCGG GCCGCCGGCATCCACAAGCGCGTGGCGCGCACCATCGGCATCTCGGTGGACCCGCGGCGGCGGAACAAGTCCACGGAGTCGCTGCAGGCCAACGTGCAGCGGCTGAAGGAGTACCGCTCGCGGCTGCTGCTGTTCCCGCGCCGGCCGGCCGCGCCCCGGAAGGGCGACAGCTCG GCTGAAGAACTCAAGCTGGCCACGCAGCTGACAGGCCCTGTCATGCCCATCCGGAAC GTCTACAAGAAGGAGAAGGCCAGAGTCATCACGGAGGAGGAGAAGAACTTCAAGGCGTTCGCCAGTCTTCGCATGGCCCGTGCCAACGCCCGGCTCTTCGGCATCCGGGCGAAAAGGGCCAAGGAAGCAGCGGAACAGGatgttgaaaagaagaaataa